Part of the Phaeobacter sp. G2 genome, AAGCGGCCCGGTGCCGAAACGCGATGGCAACACCTGATCATCTCGCTGCAATCACTCATGCGAATTCCGGTCATCGTCGGGGGCCTCAGCGCACTCGAACTTCAAGGCTACGGTCACTACGTAACCATGGGAAAGCGGAGAAAGGTTCACCTCTACACGGAAGCCCCCCTGTCCAAATGGCTCAACGAAATCGACCCCGAGATCGATTTCCAGACGCGAAATGCGAAAAAGCTGTTCAAGTCGGAGGCGATCTTCAAGGCGATCCAAGACCTCCCACCAATTTCGTCGACAGGCAATGTCGAGACATTGGACAACCCCGACGGTGGGTTGAGACTCCATGTCTGGGGTGACAGATCCTGGCCGATGGTGATCTCCCGTCCGGAGCGAGCCATTCTGGAATTTCTGGACGAGATCCCGACACACCAGTCCTTCGAGCACGCTGCAGAACTGTTCACCGGACTTTCAAACCTCAGCCCCAGGCAACTCCAGACGTCACTCGAAAACTGCGGCAGCGTGAAGGTCAACCGACTCTTTCTGTGGTTCGCCGAGCGGAACGATCACGCCTGGTTCAAACGACTCGATCTCGATGCAATCAACATCGGCAGTGGCAAGCGGGTGATTGCAAAAGGAGGCAAGTTGGACGCCAAATACCAAATAACTGTGCCGGAGAATCTTGATGGCAACTGATGAACGGTTCCGACAGCAAGTCGATCTTTTGATCCGGGTCCTCCCCTCAGTGGCTGAAGAAAACGTGTTCGCGCTGAAGGGCGGGACTGCGATAAATTTGTTCGTCCGAGACCTGCCACGCCTGTCCGTCGATATCGACCTGACTTACCTACCCGTGAAAGCCCGGGAAGAATCCCTCGCCGACATAGACGCCGCGTTAGACCGGATATCGAAATCCATCTCGGAAGCCGTGCCTCAAACCAAGGTCGTTCCCAGTCGGCTGCACAAGGAAGGGATCGTCACCCGTCTGGTCGTCCGGACACCGGAAACTCAGATCAAGGTCGAAGTGACACCTGTAGCCCGCGGTTGCGTGTTCGAACCCAGAGTCATGCAGGTTGCGCCGTCGGTCGAAGACCAGTTCGGCTACGCAGAAACCCAAGTAGTTTCTTTTGACGATCTCTACGCGGGCAAGATCGTCGCCGCACTTGATCGCCAACACCCCCGCGACCTCTTCGACGTGCGGGATCTCCTGAGGAAGGAAGGAATCTCGACGTCATTGCGAAAAGCGTTCTTGGCCTACATCGTGAGCCATAACCGGCCGGCTATCGAAGTTCTCGCTCCGACCCGAAAGGACATTCGCTCGGATTTCGAGGAGAACTTCTTAGGCATGACCACGGAGTTGGTCGAACTGGAAGAGCTGGTCGCAACCCGTGAAGAGATGATTGAAGCAATAGTTGCGCAGATGCCGGACGAGCACCGCGCCTTTCTTGTTGGTGTGGAAAGAGGCGAAATTGACTGGAATCTTTCTGGCCTCACGGACGCGGCCAACCTGCCCGCCGTTCGCTGGAAGCTAGCCAATCTCGACCGACTTGAAGCCGAAAGACGGCACAGACAGGCAGAGGAACTTGAGGGCATCTGGCGATGACCGACACCGTGTTTTGGTCATGGCAGAATGACCTGCCCGCAAGACTGAATCGGGATTTCATACGAGATGCTCTAGCCATCGCTGTCGACCGAGTCAGTGAA contains:
- a CDS encoding nucleotidyl transferase AbiEii/AbiGii toxin family protein; its protein translation is MATDERFRQQVDLLIRVLPSVAEENVFALKGGTAINLFVRDLPRLSVDIDLTYLPVKAREESLADIDAALDRISKSISEAVPQTKVVPSRLHKEGIVTRLVVRTPETQIKVEVTPVARGCVFEPRVMQVAPSVEDQFGYAETQVVSFDDLYAGKIVAALDRQHPRDLFDVRDLLRKEGISTSLRKAFLAYIVSHNRPAIEVLAPTRKDIRSDFEENFLGMTTELVELEELVATREEMIEAIVAQMPDEHRAFLVGVERGEIDWNLSGLTDAANLPAVRWKLANLDRLEAERRHRQAEELEGIWR
- a CDS encoding type IV toxin-antitoxin system AbiEi family antitoxin → MSVQRGQKLNSLQRLLPEGLVASSRWLDEAGYSSALRSKYVANGWLEQPARGIYKRPGAETRWQHLIISLQSLMRIPVIVGGLSALELQGYGHYVTMGKRRKVHLYTEAPLSKWLNEIDPEIDFQTRNAKKLFKSEAIFKAIQDLPPISSTGNVETLDNPDGGLRLHVWGDRSWPMVISRPERAILEFLDEIPTHQSFEHAAELFTGLSNLSPRQLQTSLENCGSVKVNRLFLWFAERNDHAWFKRLDLDAINIGSGKRVIAKGGKLDAKYQITVPENLDGN